The Corynebacterium callunae DSM 20147 genomic sequence GAAACCGACCTTGACCTGGGCCACTATGAGCGTTTCTTGGATCGCAACCTGACTCTCAATGCCAACGTAACCACCGGCAAGGTGTACTCCACCGTTATCGCCAAGGAACGTCGCGGCGAATACTTGGGCAAGACTGTCCAGGTCATTCCTCATATCACCGATGAGATCAAGGCTCGTATCCTTGCCATGGGTGCACCAGATGCCAATGGCAACGTTCCAGACGTTGTTATCTCTGAGGTCGGTGGCACCGTGGGTGACATTGAGTCCCAGCCATTCCTGGAAGCAGCTCGTCAGGTCCGCCATGAAATCGGTCGCGATAACTGCTTCTTCATTCACTGCTCTTTGGTTCCTTACCTGGCTACCTCCGGTGAGCTTAAGACCAAGCCAACCCAGCACTCCGTATCTGAGCTACGCGGAATCGGCATCTTGCCAGATGCACTTGTACTGCGTTGTGACCGTGAGGTCCCACAGGGTCTTAAAGACAAGATCGCCATGATGTGTGACGTTGAGAATGAGGGCGTTGTATCCTGCCCTGATTCCAACTCCATCTACAACATTCCAGATGTGCTTTACCGTGAGCACCTGGATACCTTCATTATTCGTCGCCTGGGACTTCCTTTCCGCGATGTTGATTGGACCAGCTGGCACAACCTCATTGATCGAGTCAACAACCCTAAGCACGAGATCAACGTTGGCATCGTGGGCAAGTACATCGACCTGCCAGATGCTTACCTCTCCGTAGTTGAGGCAGTCCGTGCGGCAGGTTATGCCAATTGGACCCGCACCAACATCAAGTGGATTGCCTCTGATGATTGCGAAACCCCAGCCGGTGCTAAGCGCGCTTTGCAAAACGTTGACGCTGTAGTAATCCCAGGTGGCTTTGGTATTCGTGGTATCGAAGGCAAGATCGGTGCTATCACCTATGCCCGTGAAAACAAGGTTCCTTTGTTGGGACTTTGCCTTGGTCTGCAGTGCACCGTTATTGAGGCCGCTCGCCAGGCCGGTCTGGAAAACGCTTCCTCTACTGAGTTTGATCCTGAGGCAGAGCAACCAGTTATCGCCACCATGGAGGAGCAGAAGGCTGCTGTATCCGGTGAAGCTGACCTAGGTGGCACCATGCGTTTGGGTGCATACCCAGCCACCTTGCGGGAAGATTCCTTGGTTGCAGAACTCTACGGCACCACTGAGGTTTCCGAGCGTCACCGTCACCGCTACGAGGTCAACAACGCTTACCGTGGTCAGATTGAAGAAGGCTCGGATCTAATTTTCTCCGGTACTTCTCCAGATGGCCAGTTGGTTGAGTTTGTGGAATACCCTAAGGACGTACACCCATTCTTGGTTGCAACCCAGGCACACCCTGAATACAAGTCCCGTCCAACCCACGCGCACCCACTCTTTGTGGGCTTGGTTAAGACTGCCCTCGAGCTAAGCCAGCGCGCTTAGTTCTACAATGAGTCCCATGACTTCACATGGGACAGCCCCGGGTACACATGAGTTCACTGTTACGGAAACTGAACTCCTTTTG encodes the following:
- a CDS encoding CTP synthase — encoded protein: MTSPRNTRTTKHIFVTGGVVSSLGKGLTAASLGQLLIARGLSVTMQKLDPYLNVDPGTMNPFEHGEVFVTEDGAETDLDLGHYERFLDRNLTLNANVTTGKVYSTVIAKERRGEYLGKTVQVIPHITDEIKARILAMGAPDANGNVPDVVISEVGGTVGDIESQPFLEAARQVRHEIGRDNCFFIHCSLVPYLATSGELKTKPTQHSVSELRGIGILPDALVLRCDREVPQGLKDKIAMMCDVENEGVVSCPDSNSIYNIPDVLYREHLDTFIIRRLGLPFRDVDWTSWHNLIDRVNNPKHEINVGIVGKYIDLPDAYLSVVEAVRAAGYANWTRTNIKWIASDDCETPAGAKRALQNVDAVVIPGGFGIRGIEGKIGAITYARENKVPLLGLCLGLQCTVIEAARQAGLENASSTEFDPEAEQPVIATMEEQKAAVSGEADLGGTMRLGAYPATLREDSLVAELYGTTEVSERHRHRYEVNNAYRGQIEEGSDLIFSGTSPDGQLVEFVEYPKDVHPFLVATQAHPEYKSRPTHAHPLFVGLVKTALELSQRA